The Nitrospira sp. sequence GCGCAGGATATGCGCGCCAAGGTCACTGCGACCGTTGAATGGATCGCGAAGCTCCGTAGTGTCCGGGTCCCAGGCCATGGCATTGATGGTGAAGTCGCGGCGCGCAAGCGCTTCGTCGATCGGCATGCCGGGATCGGCCTGTCGCGCGAGGCCAGGGCCGGTTGTGCCGTCGACGAGCGGACGGGAGGGAATGGAAATGTCTATCGGCAGACCCTGCAGCTTGAACACCTCGAAGGCTTTTCCGACGAACTGGACGGAGAAGTGTTCCGCGAGTAGCGCGTGGACTTGACCGGGGGGGAGGCCGGTAATTTCGATGTCCAGATCGCGGGGATGTCGGCCGAGCACGAGATCGCGTACACAGCCGCCGACCAACCAGGTTCTCCCGCCCCCGCGACGGACCGCTTGTTCGATACGGCGAAGAGTCCCCGCCAGCGAGGGGTCTTCAAGACGAAAACGCGTCGGCACCTAAATCCCTGCTTCGCGGAGAAACTTTGCGGCTTCTTCCGGCGACACCGGATTGATGTAAAAGCCCGTGCCCCATTCGAATCCGGCAACCTGCGTCAGCTTGGGGATGATTTCCAGATGCCAGTGGTAGTACTCGCCGGTCTTTTCATGGAGTGGGGAGCTATGAAGGATGAAGTTATAGGAAGGTCGTGCCAGGACCTTGTCCATGCGCCGGAGCGATTCCGACAGGATGGGGGCCAGAAATTCGAACTGCGACTTTTGGCTCTCCTCGAAATAGGCGGCGTGACGTTTGGGAAGAATCCACATTTCGAACGGAAAGCGCGGCGCGAACGGGGTCATGCAGATGAACTCAGGATTCTCGGCCACAATACGATCTCCATCGGAGAGGTCTTGCCGGAGGATGTCGCAGTAGATGCACCGCTCCTTCTGCTGGTAGTGGGTGCGGCATCCGTCGAGCTCTTCCTGCACGTTGGTCGGAACGATCGGCAACGCGATCAGCTGGGAATGGCTATGTTCCAGCGTGGCGCCGGCGGAGGCGCCGTGGTTCTTGAAAATAAGAATGTAGCGGAATCGCAGATCTTTTCTGAGGTCGAGGATCCGGTCGCGATAAGCCCAGAGCATGTCCTCGATTTTCTTGGCCGGCAGATCGGCGAGGCCTTCGACGTGGTTGGGCGTTTCGATGATGACTTCATGAGCGCCCACCCCGTTCATGCGGTCATACAGGCCGACGCCCTCCCGTCCCATGTCCCCTTCGACTTGCAGCGCGGGGAATTTGTTGGGGACGACGCGCACCGTCCAGTTCGGAGAATTGGGTGTGCTAGGTTGCGGACGATAGGCCATGATTTCCTTCGGCGTGAGCCGCTCCTGTCCGGGACAAAAGGGACAGAGGGCCATGGAAATCGGTCGGGCCGGTTGGAGCTTGATAAAGTCATGCGGGCGGCCGTTCCGTTCGGTGGAAATGATCACCCAGCGACCGACAATGGGATCACGTCTCAGATCTGGCATGATGGCTCCATAAGATTCACAGAGTCCGAGCGGTCAGTGTCGAGCACGATTCCGCTTAGACTCTCCACAGTTCCGCTTCAAATTCAGGACCCGGCACCGTGAGGACGGCAGGGCGTAGACCGGGATAGCGAGCCACTTCGAGCCCATGCTCCCGTATGACGATCGACATCTGAACTGTATGCCCTTGCTCCAGGTGAAGCTCTTTCCAGGGGACGGCCAGCTCGAGAATCGAGCGGGAGGCGATCGATCCATAGGAGCCGCTCTCCTCCCAGGTTTCCGGCTTGGTCTGGTGAGACAAAAGAAATTCCCCCGGCGAAGCGAGAGCAAAGGTGACCCGAAACGTCGATTGAGGTCCCTGCAACGTGATATCGACTTCCAGACCTTCTTTCTTGGCGCTGGTCTCGTCCGGATCGAATCGCATCACAAATTGGTCTAAGGTCCAACCGAAGTGAATTGCGATGAACAGTCCGTCGGCTTTCCACATGGCTCCAAGAGGAGGCTGGGTGTTGATGCGGCCTGCCCCACGCCACTCGAAAAAGTCCGTCACCATTCCGTCGATCCTGGGGTTGAGCAGCGCGACCGGCTGTTGCACCACGTCGGATTCGGAGACCGTCGTGAGGTGGCAGATCGGATGGTTCAATTGCGCGGGAGGCGGCAGACCCATGTGTGTCCAGACGTTGCGGAGATGAGTCCGAAAGAGCCGGTCGAATTCCGGTTTAAAATCGGTATCGAAATCGTCCCCGTACCACCAGAACCAGTCGCTGCCTTCCGCGGCGTACAGCTCTCGCCACGCCGCCTGCGCGCGATCAGGGGAAAGATTCGGAGCTAGCTCCATCAGCCGTGTGCGGGTGTGACCGAGAAGATCCCACCCGCGATTGTCTTCGTGGTGTCCGATCCAGATCTTATAGTCTGAGTTGATCCAAGAACCGGAATGGAGGCCGGGTAAATGCTGGCTGGGCGGAACCGCCGCGATCGCGTCGGAAATAGTCGAAGCCTGGACGGCGATCTGCCCGGGCTTCTCCAAATGGCGGCTGGTCAAGCTTTCATACAGAAGCGAAAGAAACCGCTCACCGCCGTCGTGATAATGTTCCCAAGGGTTTTCGCCGTCCAAAATAACGGCGATGAGGACCCGATCTTGCGGCGCATCATGGATGATGCTCCGGAGCCGCCGCGTGACATCCTCGGCAGCGGACTCGGGTGTTGTCTTATGGTAGACGAATCCGAACGCGTCGGAGATCTCCCGGTCGCGGAAGAGGATGGTGAGGGATTGTTCGGCTTCGCCGATATGGTACGGTTGGTAGAGGGCCGACTGTCGGTGCCACGGCCGGCCACCCATCGCTAGGGTGCGAGCGAGGATGCCTTCATCGGTCGCCAGCCAGCGCAGGCCGGCCTGATGAACGAGAAGAAGCATTTCGGGACAGACCGATCCCTCAGAAGGCCACAGGCCGGTCGGGGGGCGCCCGAAGGTCTGGTGGTGGAAACCGACGGCCTCCCGAAGTTGGACCGACGCGTCTTCAGGCGCACGGAAGCGCGCCGGGAGGGGGAGGTCCGGTCTGGCGCGCCGGTTGATGTCCGTATCGATGACCAGCGGCAGAATAGGATGAAAAAAAGGAGTCGTGGTGAGTTCAATTTGACCACGCTCCATGAGCGCCCGATACCTGGGCACGATTTCCTGCACGGCAGCGCGTTGGAGCGCCAACATTTCCTGTTTCTCGTCCTCTGTGAAGCCGCGATTTTTCTGGCGCAGCGCGGCCAGTCGGGGATACTGTCGGACAGTGCCGTACCCGAACCAGGCAAGGTTGTGCCACACCTGCAGGTCCAACAGTTCTTGCGTGGAAAATTGACGAGCGACGCGGCGCAGATCGTCCCCATGGACTTCCAGTCCGCGTTTGACCAGTAATTCATGGTACCGTGGGTAGGGGCGTACCATCGTCGCCCAATTGGCCGAAAAGAAATGCCGGATCAGAAAAGCTTTTTCCTCAAGGGTCAGGCCGGCCGCCGGTCGCTGCGCGTGTTCAAGAAACAGATCGAGCACCGTACCGGTCGCGATTTCCTGAAGTTGTAAGAGGAGCGATGGGGTAAAATTGAACGTCGATCTGACGTCCGGAAATTGCTCCAGGAGATACGCCATATCATAATAGGCTTTGGTCGCATGGAGACGCACCCACGGCATGCTGGCCGATCCCGCCAACGGGTCGGTGTAGTACGGCTGGTGCATATGCCAGAAGAAGCAGACGTGGACGTGCTTCATCGAGAACGATTTCCCTTCATTTTTTGGCAGTATGTCATAGGGAGTATAGGCCTGCAATCAATGAGCCTGATTTTCCATGAGCCGCGGTTGAAGGAATAGACGATGATCTTCTTGCGTTACTGGGGGCCCGTGTGTGCGTATGCGGCGTTCATTTTTTATATGTCATCTCAGTCTCATCCCGAGGAACATCTGCCTTCGTTCATCAAACTGTTCAGTGACAAGGTGATCCATGTCGCGGCCTATGCGGTCATGGGTGCGTTGTGCTATCGGGCTCTTCGCAGCACCCGAGGAGACTGGTGGAAGCAGCAGGCGATTCCGGTGGCCATTCTACTCGCCTCGTTGTATGGGATCACCGACGAGATCCACCAATCGTTCGTTCCTTTTCGGGACTCGAGTTGGCTCGATTGGCTGGCCGATACGATCGGAGGGACGATCGGAGCGATCGCCATGCATTGGGTGTTCAATCTCAAGCCCGTGAACTCTCTTCCGGAAGCCCAGCCGTAACATCGATCATCGATCAAATCCGACGTCTTCGTGACAAGTCGCAGGACGCTCGCTATAATTTGCCGACTATGCCGACGGCCGACACGACTCCTTCCAAGGCTCCGCTGTCTCCACCGGATCACAAACATATCGCAAAGGCTGTCGAGACTCATCTACCGCCGGGTCTCGTCTTGAAGACCGTGACGCCGTTGGCGGGCGACGCCTCCAACCGGCGCTACTATCGAGCGACCCTTACAGGCGGGCCGCCGCATTCCGTCATCGTCATGCAGTTGGCTGAACCGGAAGGGTTCAAGCAATCCGAAGAGGCGGTGAGCGGCTCGATGCATCCGATCTCAGAGCTGCCGTTCGTCAACATCATGTCGCATTTGGCTAAAATAAATGTCCCCGTGCCCGCGCTCCACTACTATGATCAATCCGGCGGACTGCTCTATCTGGAAGATTTCGGAGATGTGACCCTGGCGGAGGCCGTCAGCCGCGCGGATGCGCCAGGCCTGGAGTCCCGCTATAAGCAGGCCATCAATGTCCTGGTGCAGATGCAGATCAAGGCGACGACGCCGGCGGATCCGAAATGTTTGGCGTTTCACCGGAGTTTCGACGTGCCGTTGCTGATGTGGGAGTTCGAGCACTTCCTTGAGTATGGGGTTGCGGCGCGCAACGGAACGCCGTTGTCCGACGCGGATGCGTCGGCCATTCGCCGTGGGTTCGAGAACATTGCGGAACAATTGGCCGCCCAGCCGCGCGTGTTCACGCATCGCGACTATCATTCACGCAATTTGATGGTGGATGGACTGCGGCTTGGGGTGATCGACTTCCAGGACGCCTTGATGGGGCCGGCCACCTATGATCTGGCGTCGCTCCTGCGAGATGCCTACATTCAACTCGATGAAACCCTCGTCGACGATTTGGTGAACTACTATCTCGATCAACTGGCCGAGCGGCGTGTCGTTTGGACCAATCGCGCCGCATTCCGGCGCCTGGTCGATCTCACGAGCATTCAGCGGAATCTGAAGGCGGCCGGCCGGTTCGTCTACATCGATCGGGTCAAGGGCAACTCGAAATTCTTGGCCGATATTCCCCGCGTCTTGAGTTACGTCAAACGCAATCTTCACAAATATCCGGAGTTGGAGACGCTCCGGAGACACCTCACCCCCTATGTGCCGGAACTGCAATGACCGGTGAAGTGTAAGGCGTGAGGGTGAGGACGCCTTAGAGGGTCTTATGAAGGCCATGATCCTTGCGGCTGGTCTTGGAACCCGTCTCAGGCCGTTGACCAACACCATTCCTAAACCATTGCTGCCGGTCGGCGGCACTCCGCTTATCGTCTGGAACGTCCTGCTACTGAAAAGACATGGATTTGATCAGATCGTCGTCAACCTTCATTATTTGGGTCCGATGATCGAACAGGCCTTGGGCAACGGCTCAAAATACGGGGTTCGGATCGTGTATTCACACGAACCAGTCATTCTGGGAACGGGTGGGGGAATCAAACAGGCCGAGCCTCATTTTTCAGAGGAACCGGTGTTGGTCCTCAATGGGGATACGCTCGTGGAACTGGATCTCGGAGCGCTCCGTGATTTTCACCTCAGGCGACAAGCGGCGGCGACGCTGGTGCTGCGTGAGGATGCGGACGCAGTCCAGTGGGGGTTGGTGGAGGTGGGAGACAACGATCGGATCCTGCGCATCACGGGAAAAGGCCGCGTTGGTTCCTTCCCAACGGTGCCACGCATGTTCGCCGGGATTCACATCTTGGATCCCCGGCTCCTCCGGCAGGTTCCGAAGGGGGAGGCTTCTTCGATTATCGATCCCTATGTTGCCGCCATCGAGCGCGGAGAAACAGTCCTCGGCTATGACCTGCACGGCTACTGGTCGGATGTCGGAACAGTCGGACGCTACGCGCAAGCTGAGAAGGATGCCCGAGCAGGACTGATTCGTCTGGAAGACCGCGCCCCTCTCGAACCGCGTCTTCCTCGCAGCTGAGTTGGGTCTCGGTCGAGCCACGTCGCTCGGCCGATAACCGATGGCTCGGTGGTTGCTCTAATCCTTTTGCTGTTTGAGCAGTCGGGCGAGATAGGTTCGCTGGAGCTTCAGTGATTCGGCCGCCTTCGTCTGATTACCGTCCGCCCGTTCCATCGCACGCGTGATGATGTAGCGGCTGTGTTGTTCCATCGATTCGTGGTAAGGCAGGTCCAGATACGGCAATGCGGGATCATTGTTCCCCCGGAGATTGGCATCATCCGCCAGCAGGGCCAGCATGTCCGGCTCAATCGTGTCCTTTGGACTCAAGACGACGGCCCGCGCGATGACATTGTCCAACTCCCGAATGTTTCCCGGCCACGGATAACGGGTCAACGTATCCAGCGTCGCCCCGCTGAGCGTCATGCCCGGTCGCTTCGCATCTCTCGCATGGCGCTCCAGGAAGAACTGCGCGAGGGCTGTCACATCTCCCTGCCGCTCACGAAGCGGCGGCAACGTCAGGGTCACGACGTTGAGCCGGAAATACAGATCTTCGCGGAACTGGCCCACCCTCACGGCCTGCCGGAGCTCCTTGTTGGTTGCGGCGATAATGCGAATGTTCACCGAGACCGTCTTGGATCCGCCCACTCGTTGGAACTCCCGGTCTTGCAGGACCCGGAGCAGCTTGGCTTGCAGGGGCAGCGACATGTCTCCGATCTCGTCGAGGAACACGGTTCCCCCGTCGGCCATTTCCAGCTTTCCCTTTTGCTGCCGGTCCGCCCCTGTGAACGCGCCGCGTTCGTGGCCGAACAGTTCGTTCTCGAGGAGCGTCTCCGTCAACGCGACGCAGTTGATGACGACAAGCGGCATGGTGCTCCGAGGGCTCCACTGATGGATCGATCGAGCAAAGAGTTCCTTTCCGGTCCCGCTTTGGCCGAGAAGCAAGACGCTCGCATCGGACTTCGCGGCTCGTTGCGCCGCGTCCACGACGGATCGTACGGACGGGCTGTTCCCGACGATGGCGGCGTAACGGCTGTCGACCTCGGAACGAAGATACGCGACTTGCCGTTGCAGCGAGTCCCGCTCCAAAGCCTTGCGGATCACGATCAGGAGATGGTCTTTGTCGAGGGGTTTGGTCAGGAAGTCGTACGCCCCTTCTTTCATGGCTTCCACGGCCGCTTCAATGGATCCATGCGCCGTCATGACGATGACGGGAAGGTTCTCCGCCGGTTTCATCTGCGAAAGACGCCTGAGCACGTCGAGACCCGAGAGCCTGGGCAGCGACAGATCCAGCAGGACGAGTTGGGGAGACTCGTGAACGATCTGATCCAGCGCCTGCTGCCCCTCCGATGCCATGACGGTTTCGTACCCGGACGCCTGTAACCGATCCTCGAGCATCAGGACGATGTCGGGGTCATCGTCGACGATAAGAATCTTCGCGTTCATACTCCGGCTCGTGAGGCGTGAGAGGTTACCTGTGAGGCGCGGGTCTCAATGCATTGTTTAGGCGACATCTATCCCATCTTCCTTCATCTGAGGCTTCACCCAACCCCTCACGGATTCTCCATGACATTGATGACGAGTCCCGTCAACGGCTTCGGGTAAAAGTATGTGGATTTGTGCGGCATCCGTTCGCCGGCCGCCGCGACGGCTTGCACTTCACTGACCTTGGTGGCGTTAAGGAGAAACGCGCCTGTCCCTGTTCCTCGAGCCACCCAATCGAGCGCTTCGTGATCATCTTTCGTGTACAGAATGGCTTCCTGCTCCTGTTGAGTCGGGCAAAGCTTGGTCACGATGAGCTGTTGAAGTAGAGAGACGTCAAGCTTGGTCCGAGGTGATGCCTGCGCAGAGGGCCGATGCGCCGGTTTCAGCGTTAGGGTGACGTATCGCTCATC is a genomic window containing:
- the galT gene encoding galactose-1-phosphate uridylyltransferase codes for the protein MPDLRRDPIVGRWVIISTERNGRPHDFIKLQPARPISMALCPFCPGQERLTPKEIMAYRPQPSTPNSPNWTVRVVPNKFPALQVEGDMGREGVGLYDRMNGVGAHEVIIETPNHVEGLADLPAKKIEDMLWAYRDRILDLRKDLRFRYILIFKNHGASAGATLEHSHSQLIALPIVPTNVQEELDGCRTHYQQKERCIYCDILRQDLSDGDRIVAENPEFICMTPFAPRFPFEMWILPKRHAAYFEESQKSQFEFLAPILSESLRRMDKVLARPSYNFILHSSPLHEKTGEYYHWHLEIIPKLTQVAGFEWGTGFYINPVSPEEAAKFLREAGI
- a CDS encoding glycoside hydrolase produces the protein MKHVHVCFFWHMHQPYYTDPLAGSASMPWVRLHATKAYYDMAYLLEQFPDVRSTFNFTPSLLLQLQEIATGTVLDLFLEHAQRPAAGLTLEEKAFLIRHFFSANWATMVRPYPRYHELLVKRGLEVHGDDLRRVARQFSTQELLDLQVWHNLAWFGYGTVRQYPRLAALRQKNRGFTEDEKQEMLALQRAAVQEIVPRYRALMERGQIELTTTPFFHPILPLVIDTDINRRARPDLPLPARFRAPEDASVQLREAVGFHHQTFGRPPTGLWPSEGSVCPEMLLLVHQAGLRWLATDEGILARTLAMGGRPWHRQSALYQPYHIGEAEQSLTILFRDREISDAFGFVYHKTTPESAAEDVTRRLRSIIHDAPQDRVLIAVILDGENPWEHYHDGGERFLSLLYESLTSRHLEKPGQIAVQASTISDAIAAVPPSQHLPGLHSGSWINSDYKIWIGHHEDNRGWDLLGHTRTRLMELAPNLSPDRAQAAWRELYAAEGSDWFWWYGDDFDTDFKPEFDRLFRTHLRNVWTHMGLPPPAQLNHPICHLTTVSESDVVQQPVALLNPRIDGMVTDFFEWRGAGRINTQPPLGAMWKADGLFIAIHFGWTLDQFVMRFDPDETSAKKEGLEVDITLQGPQSTFRVTFALASPGEFLLSHQTKPETWEESGSYGSIASRSILELAVPWKELHLEQGHTVQMSIVIREHGLEVARYPGLRPAVLTVPGPEFEAELWRV
- the vanZ gene encoding VanZ family protein; translated protein: MIFLRYWGPVCAYAAFIFYMSSQSHPEEHLPSFIKLFSDKVIHVAAYAVMGALCYRALRSTRGDWWKQQAIPVAILLASLYGITDEIHQSFVPFRDSSWLDWLADTIGGTIGAIAMHWVFNLKPVNSLPEAQP
- a CDS encoding phosphotransferase, with protein sequence MPTADTTPSKAPLSPPDHKHIAKAVETHLPPGLVLKTVTPLAGDASNRRYYRATLTGGPPHSVIVMQLAEPEGFKQSEEAVSGSMHPISELPFVNIMSHLAKINVPVPALHYYDQSGGLLYLEDFGDVTLAEAVSRADAPGLESRYKQAINVLVQMQIKATTPADPKCLAFHRSFDVPLLMWEFEHFLEYGVAARNGTPLSDADASAIRRGFENIAEQLAAQPRVFTHRDYHSRNLMVDGLRLGVIDFQDALMGPATYDLASLLRDAYIQLDETLVDDLVNYYLDQLAERRVVWTNRAAFRRLVDLTSIQRNLKAAGRFVYIDRVKGNSKFLADIPRVLSYVKRNLHKYPELETLRRHLTPYVPELQ
- a CDS encoding NDP-sugar synthase, yielding MKAMILAAGLGTRLRPLTNTIPKPLLPVGGTPLIVWNVLLLKRHGFDQIVVNLHYLGPMIEQALGNGSKYGVRIVYSHEPVILGTGGGIKQAEPHFSEEPVLVLNGDTLVELDLGALRDFHLRRQAAATLVLREDADAVQWGLVEVGDNDRILRITGKGRVGSFPTVPRMFAGIHILDPRLLRQVPKGEASSIIDPYVAAIERGETVLGYDLHGYWSDVGTVGRYAQAEKDARAGLIRLEDRAPLEPRLPRS
- a CDS encoding sigma-54-dependent Fis family transcriptional regulator; this encodes MNAKILIVDDDPDIVLMLEDRLQASGYETVMASEGQQALDQIVHESPQLVLLDLSLPRLSGLDVLRRLSQMKPAENLPVIVMTAHGSIEAAVEAMKEGAYDFLTKPLDKDHLLIVIRKALERDSLQRQVAYLRSEVDSRYAAIVGNSPSVRSVVDAAQRAAKSDASVLLLGQSGTGKELFARSIHQWSPRSTMPLVVINCVALTETLLENELFGHERGAFTGADRQQKGKLEMADGGTVFLDEIGDMSLPLQAKLLRVLQDREFQRVGGSKTVSVNIRIIAATNKELRQAVRVGQFREDLYFRLNVVTLTLPPLRERQGDVTALAQFFLERHARDAKRPGMTLSGATLDTLTRYPWPGNIRELDNVIARAVVLSPKDTIEPDMLALLADDANLRGNNDPALPYLDLPYHESMEQHSRYIITRAMERADGNQTKAAESLKLQRTYLARLLKQQKD